GCGTGATGATCGTGCGCGCCGGTTCCACTGTCGAGGCGCTCACGCCCTTTACCGGTAGCCAGAAGGAAATCAAGAAAGCCCTGGCGGCTTTGGAAGCCGACGGCGTGCGGCCGCAGTTCAACGAGGCGGTTTCGTATGTGCTGTCGGCCTTCGACTACGCCGAGATCGGCGAAAACGACACCAAGCATTTATGGATTGTCACCGACCGGCCCGAAGACTTGAACGTGCCGCAAATCGACGGCGTGGATACGCGCGTGGTCACGACCGGCACGCCGGCGGCGAACGTGGCGATCACCTCGTTTTCGGTGCGCCGCACGATGAACCTTTCCGCGTCCTACGATCTGATGGTCGAAGTGACCAACTACGGCGAGGCGAACGCCACGGCCAACCTGGCCATTTTCACCGAGAAGCAAACACTTGGCGTGCAGACGCTGTCGCTGGCGCCGAGCGAGACCTTCTTGAAAGTGTTCGGGCTGCCCTTCGAGGCCTCCGGCAAGCTGACGGCGCTGCTGCGGGAAATCGCCTTTGCGGGCGGTGCGGTCGACGCGCTGCGCTCCGACGACGCCGCCTTTGCCTTTGTGCCGCCGGTGCGCAAGGCCCGCGTCGTGCTGGTGAGCAACAAAAACGTCTTCCTCTACAACGCTCTGGCGTTGAATCCGGAGATCAGCCTCAACTCCTTGTCCCCCGGCGAGTACACGCACGCGATGTCCGTGGGCGCGGACGTGGTGGTCTTCGACCGCTTCGCGCCCAAGCAGCTCCCGGCGTGCAGCGCCGTGTATTTCGGCCCGGCGGGTGGCCCCTTCGCCAGCGCGGGGAAGAAAGAAGACCCGGCGATGACCAGTTGGGCCGATGGGCACCCGGTTTTGCGCCACGTCACGATGGACAAACTGACGATCGAGGAAACGCAGGTGTTTCAGCCGCAGGCGAAAGATGTCGTGCTGATGGGCCATTACGACAACGCCCTGATGCTGCTGCGCGAAAGCGAAGGGCGCTTCTTGCTGGGCGTGGGCTTTGATTTGGCCGCGACCGATTTCCCCTTGCAGTCGGCGTTTCCGATTTTCATGCACAACGTCGTGCATGTCTTCTCGCGGCGGCCGGAAGGAGAGATCCGCACCAGCTATCAGATCGGCGAGCGCGTCGAATTGGCGGTGACCGCCGGACGCGAGCAAGTGGTGGTGAAGACGCCGCTGGACAAAAAAGAAGTGGCCCCGGTGCGCGCCGGTCAGGCTGTGTACCGCCCCGCCACACCGGGTTTCTATCAATACGCCGACGCGGGCGCCCTACGGGTGTTTGCCGTCAGCTTGACCGAACCGGCCGAATCCGACCTGACCGTCGGCGAGGTCGTTGCGATGCCGGAAGTGAAACGTCAAACCAAAGCCGTCACGGCCGAGATATGGTGGCCGTGGCTGGTGTTGGCGGCGCTGTTACTCGCCGCCTTGGACACGGTGCTGTTTTTCTATGGGCGATTGGCTTGAATACATAAGAGGGCTGTCCTTCGGCGCTCCGACCTACTTGGTCGTGTTGCTCACCCTTGGGGTGGGCGCGGCCATTGCGGGATTGGTGTGGATTTCGCGCCGCAGCCGGCTGATGCTGCGTCCGATCACCCGCATTCTCGTGGTGGTGGGCACGGGTGTGAGTTTACTCGCACTGGGCCTGGCATACGGTGAAGTGATTCACACCAAACAGGAAAAGCATCTGGCGGTCGCGCTTTTGGTCGACGGCTCGGCTTCGGTGCCCGACGCCGAACTGGAACGCGCGCGGCAGTGGGTGTCCCAGGCCTACGCCCAACGCGGCGACACATGGCTGCGCACCGTGGTTTTCTCCAAGGACACCCGTCTGCTGACCGCCGCCGATACCGCCCCGACGATCGACCGGCCCGACGATTCGCACGGCACCGACATCGCCGCCGCGGTCGGCCAGGCCATCGAACTGTTTCCCGAGAACCACACGCGCCGCCTCGTGCTGCTGACCGACGGCAACCAAACCGAGGGCGACCTGGTCGGCCAAGCAGCCAGTGCCGCGGGGCACGGCGTGGAATTGCACGCCCTCATGCTCGGCACGCGCGACGACCGCGACCTGTTCATTGAGGCGATCAATGTGCCGGCTGCGGCCCGGCCGGGCGAATTGGTCAAAGTGAGCGTGGTGATCGTGTCCAATTTCGAAACCCCGGCGCGGCTGCAACTGAGTTTCGCCGGCCGCTCGATCTTCAATGAGACAGTCGAGGTGAAACCGGGCCGGAACGTGTTCGAAACCGAAACCCGGGTGCGCGGCAAGCAGTCCGCGTCGTTCATCGCGACCGTCAACGCCGAAGGCGACATGCACGATGACAACAACAAGTTGTCGGCCTCGATGCGCGTGGCCTCGCAACCCAGCGTGGCGCTCTTTTCCGGCGATCTGGACCAGGACCTGCCGCTCGTGGAAGCCCTCGACGCGGCGCGCATCACCGTGCGGCCCGGCCGGCAATCGACCCTGCCGCGTAGCGCCGGCGCGCTGTATCCCTTCGACGTCGTGGTGCTTTCCGACTTGGATTACAAAGCCATGTCCGACGCGCAGCAAGCGGCGTTGATGCAATACGCCCGCGATGGCGGCGGCGGCGTGGTCGTGTTGGGTGGGGATAAGACCGGCGAGTTGGGCAAGAAGAAGACCGAGGAGCCGATCGAAAAAATGATGCCGGTCCGCTTCAAAGAGAAGAAAAAGACCGAGCCGAACCCCGTGACGCTCGTGCTGGTGATCGACAAGTCCGCGTCCATGGCCCGCGAGCGCAAATTCGCCATGGCGGTCCGAGCCGCTAACGAAACCATCGACGCCCTGGCCGAACGTAGCCGGGTCGGCGTCGTGCTCTTCGACGACTTTCCGCGGTGGGCGGTCCACATGCAAAAGGTGGGCGACGCCGAGAGCAAGCAAAAGCTGCAGGATAAATTGCGCTCCTTCGGCGTGGATGGCGGCACCTCGATTTATCCGGCGATCGGCGAGGCGTACAAGAAGCTCAAGGACGACAAGGCTAAGGTCAAGCACATCATTTTGCTCTCCGACGGTATTTCGCTGACCACCTTCGACCAGTGGGGCCACCTCGTGGAATGGATGGGCGGCAAGCGGATCACCATCTCGACCGTGGCGCTCGGGAAGGAATCGGACCAGCCGCACCTGCGCAAGATCGCGGAGGTCGGCGGCGGGCGGTATTACTACACCGAAGACTTCACGCAGATCCCGCGCATCTTCCTGGAAGAGACGAAGAAGATCAGCAAAACCGGCGCGATCGAAAAGAAGATCAAACCCGAACTGCTGAAAAAGGGCGACATGCTCGAAGGCCTGCCGCTGACCAATATCCCTCATCTCGCCGGTTACAACACGTCCGATCCCAAGCCGACCAGCGAGGTTTTCCTGACCGCCGAACGCGGCGAGCCGCTGCTGACGCGCTGGCGTTTCGGGTTGGGCCGCGTCACCGTGCTGGGCACCGACAGCGGCGCGAAGTGGGCCGCCGGGTGGCGCAAGTGGGGGCAATACGCGCCGATCATGGCGCATATCGTGCGCGGCACGATGGCCGACCTGGCGTTGCGTAATTACCGCATCGAAGCGCGTAGCGCCGACGATTTCACCAACGTGAACGTCGACGCCACCGATCAGTACGGGAACTTCGTCAACGACCTGAAATTGACGCTCAAGGTTTCCGGACCCGATGATTTCGAGGGCGAAGTGGTGCTGTCGCAATCCCGGCCCGGCGGGTACGACGGGCGCTTCCAGGTGCCGCAGTTCGGAACCTATAGTTTGCGCGTGGTGCCCGAAGGCGGCGGCTTGATTCGCAGCCAGGGCGTGGGTCAAGTGAATTTGACGCCCCCGCCCGAATTCGTGGCCACCCGGCCCAACCGCGCGCTATTAACCCGCGCCACCGCCACCGGCGGCGGCAAACTTAACCCTTCAATCGAAGAAATTTTCGCTGTGCCGGAAGTCGAATACCCG
The window above is part of the Candidatus Lernaella stagnicola genome. Proteins encoded here:
- a CDS encoding VWA domain-containing protein — translated: MTAHGISWGTFAALYGALAAAIIVIFLLRLTRRGRAVSSTLIWEKVIGARRSLWQEIVSLIVQLLLILLICLALVDPRPPAENITRRWVGVVFDSSESMAARQDDASRLRQAGRRAWESLEALDETDRVMIVRAGSTVEALTPFTGSQKEIKKALAALEADGVRPQFNEAVSYVLSAFDYAEIGENDTKHLWIVTDRPEDLNVPQIDGVDTRVVTTGTPAANVAITSFSVRRTMNLSASYDLMVEVTNYGEANATANLAIFTEKQTLGVQTLSLAPSETFLKVFGLPFEASGKLTALLREIAFAGGAVDALRSDDAAFAFVPPVRKARVVLVSNKNVFLYNALALNPEISLNSLSPGEYTHAMSVGADVVVFDRFAPKQLPACSAVYFGPAGGPFASAGKKEDPAMTSWADGHPVLRHVTMDKLTIEETQVFQPQAKDVVLMGHYDNALMLLRESEGRFLLGVGFDLAATDFPLQSAFPIFMHNVVHVFSRRPEGEIRTSYQIGERVELAVTAGREQVVVKTPLDKKEVAPVRAGQAVYRPATPGFYQYADAGALRVFAVSLTEPAESDLTVGEVVAMPEVKRQTKAVTAEIWWPWLVLAALLLAALDTVLFFYGRLA
- a CDS encoding VWA domain-containing protein; the protein is MGDWLEYIRGLSFGAPTYLVVLLTLGVGAAIAGLVWISRRSRLMLRPITRILVVVGTGVSLLALGLAYGEVIHTKQEKHLAVALLVDGSASVPDAELERARQWVSQAYAQRGDTWLRTVVFSKDTRLLTAADTAPTIDRPDDSHGTDIAAAVGQAIELFPENHTRRLVLLTDGNQTEGDLVGQAASAAGHGVELHALMLGTRDDRDLFIEAINVPAAARPGELVKVSVVIVSNFETPARLQLSFAGRSIFNETVEVKPGRNVFETETRVRGKQSASFIATVNAEGDMHDDNNKLSASMRVASQPSVALFSGDLDQDLPLVEALDAARITVRPGRQSTLPRSAGALYPFDVVVLSDLDYKAMSDAQQAALMQYARDGGGGVVVLGGDKTGELGKKKTEEPIEKMMPVRFKEKKKTEPNPVTLVLVIDKSASMARERKFAMAVRAANETIDALAERSRVGVVLFDDFPRWAVHMQKVGDAESKQKLQDKLRSFGVDGGTSIYPAIGEAYKKLKDDKAKVKHIILLSDGISLTTFDQWGHLVEWMGGKRITISTVALGKESDQPHLRKIAEVGGGRYYYTEDFTQIPRIFLEETKKISKTGAIEKKIKPELLKKGDMLEGLPLTNIPHLAGYNTSDPKPTSEVFLTAERGEPLLTRWRFGLGRVTVLGTDSGAKWAAGWRKWGQYAPIMAHIVRGTMADLALRNYRIEARSADDFTNVNVDATDQYGNFVNDLKLTLKVSGPDDFEGEVVLSQSRPGGYDGRFQVPQFGTYSLRVVPEGGGLIRSQGVGQVNLTPPPEFVATRPNRALLTRATATGGGKLNPSIEEIFAVPEVEYPHRKPLWNVMLYVALGSLLLTLLIRRGILGG